The sequence CATAATAATACTATATTTGCAAATAACCACATCGTTAATTCATGATAATTGTAACTACTCACTTTTGGTGAGTTTTTGCTAGGGGTTATTAACTTTGTTAGCATATTTTGATGAAGTGGCGAAACGGCTCCTACCAGAAaacgtctcaaaaaaaaaaagaagaagaagaaaaaacctatgattaaaattattttgtgatatgttctgtatgaaaaaaaattaaaggatttGTGTTCTCATGGAGAAATTTTTTGTGATATATTTCATATATGCATCAAGTCATTTTCTAACATTTGCTAATGGAAGTTACGGAAAACTAATAGGACATGGGTATTTATATCCAAACCATACaaaggtcttggcattgattccctagtgggggtggctaacagtgatgtgtgaactgacagtggagtgtactaacaagctaacaaaaaaaagtagATATTTGTAAACCTCAACTTTTTCATGGGAACTTGGAaacatcttttttaaaaaaaaaaaaataataatctgaaGAGAGGCCTGATTGGAAtgcgggattaaatggtatggaattgtctAAGTTAGAATTaataccattattgcacaatgattattTGTCTGGAAATTTGACCATCCAATCCTATGTTTGGAAGAAATTCTTCCTTTCAAAGAAAACACTTTATTAAATGAAACATGCATTTGGTGAATTATGGAATTGTAAACAATGGACCAGATTCCACAATTGAACTAGTCTCCTGTTTGTATATACAACTTGATTGTCACATGTAAAGGACGCATGTAGATGGAcaccataaataaaatacatgcatcaccaTTGTGAAACTTATAGATATAGTCGATTTCAAAATCTACTACAAATCCCACCGTATCTTTCACCGGGGTATTGGATGATATGATACTTGGACTAATGGAATCCTTCTTGGCATTTGCAAATGGAAATTACATTCATCTAATCCCATGTTCCGGACGGCCCTAAAATTCCATAGGTGCAGCGATGGTGTGCAAGTCCCCGCATGCATTTGAAAATACACATTTTGATATGAAATCCATACTTCAGTTATCTTTGCTCTCTAGCACGTACTGTCGCCCCACCGTCGATTCAAAGGCCACCTTTTAGATGGCAAGAATCATTCAATGCACGCACATCTCAAATCAACTTCCATCCATGGTATGTCCCACTAGATGGGCAATCCTAATCGTACTATGACCCTGCCACGTGTAACCTAGCAATATGATCCTACCATATTCCACCAAGCTTGGAACATATGTGATCCAGGCCGGTCATCATGGGAGATCCACCATCTATACCCTTGACTAAAGCCTAGCTGATCCAACCACAGCATGACCAGTGTGACTGACCTGATCAATGGTCTCAATTCCACACGTGTGTCATGTTGCCCTTGTGCactactgatgtagagcaggtccagacactttcatggcaaagatgggcCAAAGAAGGCCTAATCGGAGGTGTAAATGATCCGGAACATCGGAACCTTAAACAGTTGTATCTCACAAACTCAGATGAATTATtccacatatcatatatgattttgggttggaGAAGGTATTTTAGACAACTAACATGCTATGCTGGGTTTTCcacgctgaatttgtgagatttcataagatcaatggtcaaaagtctattttatttttatttttactataaatattaagttttgattcaattataacttttgatcatttgagttgtaggagtcctgcctaacatgaaaaggtcttagaaaaattaaaagaataatgtGGTTCGGCCAAaatggacacttattatttttgttcAGAAACCATGAAATCTAGTAGGAATGTAGACGGTGTATAAATAGTAACttcactatttataataagtcatgtttttagggagtttgagtgtAAAACTTTGTCTTAGgcttgagctcattatttaaaggattgtaatttcactaatttatcatcaattaatttattaaaaattatttttatttttatgccaTGTGAATTCGAGAAAACTTACGAGAAGTACAGAgagctctgtggattcagagtagttatcccgtGATGGGGATCGACCTCTCACATCCTTCCTACCTCAACTACAAGTAGTATAAGAATAAAGATTTCATTTACatgtaaaattaaaattaagaagagaGAACTTCACGTGTACACATATCTTCCCTTTTACCAAATCTAACTTAGCCCCACTCACCAACCAGTGCCCAGGGCTTTCTTGTGCCCCCTTGCACACGTGTGAAGTATCCACGAACTTCAAATGCTTCTGAGCTTGAAGGGGCACAGGTGGGCCCGTCGGGAACACACCCGAATCAACGATCACGATAGGCGGTTGCTTCTCTTTATCAGAAAACCCGGTTATGGACGTGCTAATAGCCGATAACAAGCTAAACTTCTGAGAGGTATCCGACGATCCTTGTTGCCAGACCGATCGATAGACGCCGCAGCTCGATACCTTGGAAAACAAGAGCCGTAGGTGGAGCACGTTCTTCGACTCGTACTTCAATACCTGTAGCTGGGCCCCACTGACCACGAATGCGGTGTCTGGGTCGTGGGCCCACCCTGGATTGTATTTTACTGGTGCGGTGCATACGTGTGAGAATTTCTTCCATTGCACCGGTTCGAATTACCTCTCGTCGGGGATTTCATCGGACCCGCGTCACATCAGCGTGCCGTCGTTATGCCGGGATGTTTGATAGATGTTCGAGGTGGATGGCTAACCTGCGCATGGAGGGGGAAGGTTAAGAGCTTGGCTactgttgggttttttcaaaataagaagaaaagaaaattggaaaaagagTTATggttttggtgattgttggtgtgaatggtgatgcctcttAGTGAAGagagcatcttttgaatttgaaatggaggaaTGCAATTGTTCAATGATGGTGTCTTTCCAACAATTGCAttcctccatttcaaattcaaaagatgctccctTTACTAAGAGGCATCACCGttcacaccaacaatcaccaaaaccataaccctttttcctaactttctatttttctgcCTCAAAAATAACAGCTACTGTCGAACGTGTTAGGTTACATGATTCTCAATAACACTACGTAAAATGACTAAACTGCCCCTGCATGGGGATTTACGTAAATTTATGCATGGGCAACATGGCAAGGCTCCGGTGCTAGTCCACCGCCagtttcaaaatggtggtgatgtATCCTCCTTACACGTGCCACTCGAAAATCATTCCAGTCAATCGACCAATGACGACCATCCGATTCGTGTTCACCAAATGCACTGAGAGAAGTAAAATAATGCGTGCTCTAAATTCGACTGGCAATTCCATACCAAGAAGATGATATCCACCGTCTGATTTTGAAAGGGCCCCACATTAAGACAAAACAAACGAATGGCTTGGATTACCCAACCACGAGCCCCACTCATCAGAATAAAAAATATCTACGGTTTGCTCGGGCTTTCATTTTGTACAAGTCCATtgttcaaccatccaaacctacGATATGATAGgaggatggcccatgcaccaaaattcTCTAATAGGAGAAATTCCTAATCCTCTAATTGGTGACCATGAAATGGTTGAAAAAGAAATATAACAATGGTCCACGATCAATCAATTAAAGGCTTGGATCTTTCAATCTAGGGAGATCGAATTTAAGTGCATGCATGGATCAATCAAGATAGGTCCACTAATTAACTGTGTATATGGACAATCATCTCTCCTAACCAATGTTTTACATAGCCTATACCTTAGGCTATATACCATGGCTTCGCCTTAATGCTATTtaactcatgaaaatagctttaaATCATATCTACTTTAGGTTATAAACTAATTTACATATACACACTACATGACTTGTACTTTAAGgcattgtttggcaccatggatttgaaatATCCtgaattaaaaatttcttgaattTAAAATACCCTGGATTTGGAATCCTCCGATTGTGTTTAGTACCCAgtattttaatgatttattatagtttctatttttcaaatttttttaaaaaaaaaaacagttaattCTTTGATGGCCACAAATCAGATGTTAAgaccatccaattaatgtgatttttgggccatcctcCATTAATTCTGCGTCCTGTAATCTGAACGATCTGGATCGGTGTCTTCATGTGTAAGCCACGTGGATCATGTGGCAAACGTACGTTATTGTGTGGCCATATTTTCCAAGGGAGGAGATGAGAAGTGGGCTTACAACGTAGGTAGAGGTTGATGGCATGAGATAGGAAGCCTCTGCCAGGAACGCCTTTgaggagagaggtgatgggaatgaAGGTGAAGTTGATAGCATCGGGCATTGAAGGGACGGTCAGGAGCCACTCGCAGTGGCTTTGGGCCATTGCATCCCCTCCTCTTTTGGACCATATCACCGTAATTCCCTGAAAACATTCACACCCACTAAAGAGAAATGTTCACATCTTAGCCTATCAAAACCAAAGTTTTTGCTAATCCCACGTGGCATGCATCCgtaccattcattaggtgggccccattcagTGTTTGATggggacccaaaaatcaggctgctcCGCTCATGCCGCAGACCACGTGCATACAATCGTCCACATTCTGCGTACACATGCCGATCTCGCACACGTCGATCCAATTAACAggaatttttgtatattttttaacataataataaataaaaaaacagacTAAGTAATAATCAACGGTGATGATGGACTTACATCTTTGGTCACCGGCAAGGATGCAAAGCTATCAATAAGCACAGGTTGATGATCAAAGACATTGAAAGCATGTGGAACCTGTACATTAATCATATGatgtttaaataaaaaataaaatcaagataAATGAAATTTAATCACTGAAAAGTACACATGGGTTTTCAATTATGACAAGTGGGACCATTTTTTTAATCCAGACCAATAATCTTTTTGTCCCACTGCGGATGGACCATAACCCGAAAATCTTTCACATCAAGAGATCCCAATGACTTGTTAGAATTTGAATTAAACTTGAATTAGTTATTTGTTAGTTAGTGTAAagagttagggttagggttagggttagggttagggtttcgggggtcgagcataactcagctcccgagttccaaaacatcacttatgcaatatatttaatgatgaatgtatgttgactatattagtgcataaaacatggaatagattaagccaaaacacagatatgattcagggacaagtgaataaagccagcggaagacttatagtaaaatgtgtgtacaagtgtaaacccctgaattacatatacaagccagatcatgtgaaagtgttatttaacaaaatttaagtatcaattacatcatttcagtcccaaaataatcccagaaatcctgtgcatcagaccgaggctcgttagaacccgtctgaaaactgcatataggagaaggcagcctcgtcgtcatccggctcccgctctgcctcgggcgtcgcatccacatctgcaacatcggggcctaagacagagtctagtgggtgtgtaacaccgccgaagcgtgggagtgagtgatcaactcggtggaacaataaggcttAACATGTTATCATTCAATCAAACAGAATGATAAAgccaggataagtaattaaatcctaagtactcttgttaatgcaagtatgaatgcaacatgatgcgtgccctcacgcgtacaccctcagcgtcttcatcttaagttacgcatgacatcgcctcaaagtgcgccacatctacaaagcacatacaaatgcggtgcatggatatgattaccaagttgttattagtccatttcacacaacaggattgggaagctaagataccttcctcatgtcaccatcaaacggtgatccatactagggtcgtcaatcctagacatctcatacgatcatatagttgaggtcgtagcgaagggctcgtcaccaatcaatgcacgcctttcatgcccttactaccacggatcggctcgtcacctccttgcggtatccaggtatgctcgaggtcactgcaaagggctcgtcaccaatcaatgtaggccgacagcacgaatatagtgtcccataccaccataatcagctcacgagtttagttgctcactggtcactacggggaggctcgtcaccccagcgtaggccgacagctcgaccacggcgtcccataccaccatgtccggctcatgagtcttagcggatcaggaaccatggttattaggatttcactggtaagttcggtaccctagattcaagcagtagcgtccatacatggttaacatacatcggacaattgggttacttgacgaactcgactagcacgagcgcacgttaaattgagtgacatagagtgcgcaaacactccgcgtggccaaaccactgccgacaattctattacgactcgggttcgtctaatacgtcttacgtggcgaaagcaatctcaaccacgattcatagggtcaattaccgatttcctggactaaggcatagtcccaaacaccttacactactacagatattcatatggaatgtaaagcagtaatggatcaacaactcagaTCATGGTACATatacatctgaagaatatcaacttaacataaatgtgagcataggagatgcttgaatttaaataacttggaatgtaactgcataaaggaaaacatgcgcatccataggagtattgagaatcacttctcaacgcccgcaacaagtgtaataagttacacttagatcattcatgcatttcaacaaacacttagcatacatggaacaacatacatgacgcatgttgaaatacatgcacttagacaattccttttaccaaggagttgtcatacatgcatctagcatacatacatgacaaataatcatggcaaacacaagtgcgtattttattcGTTTACGGTACTTTATTAATActcttagaatacacaaatctcaatatagcacatgcatatcggaaagcaatgtaaacacaacatttggcatgtgaaatctcacccatagcaagaataaatcactaactaggattgaaagccttgaaaaccataacctatacacttaaagtccgcaccttaagcgaagaaggaACCGCCGAGctaatttagacgagttgtcttcgtcaacggcgctagaataccctaaaataaggatagaaatgagatacaacaacaccaagactaatctaagctctaacacaggttagggttaggttaacttaccccaaaggaactcggaatcgtcggaagaacgattcaaaggtgaaggttcgaagatgaagaagaacaaggaagaatcaagatgattcaccaacttatctctctcacttactctctcttttccactctctttccaagctagggttagagaaaattcgtatggaaatgagagctagggtttaaggactatatataggccttaaaatgatggaaataaccccagggtcaaggtatacttaggttataaccaaagcacgcctttctcgatccaacgaagcacttctggtgggcctataaccacgaaaggtcggacttaagctcattgaccatggatctaggtcagagaTTTCATACCGGCCGGCTCTTCAGTcagtagtggcggaccacactcaattcaacggtcagaagatcgatcaagtccacaagcactaggatatgcatgggccaccatcctgatcggagggtgaaattgggtcagaatccaacggtgagaatgcttaaaatcgtcgcgtacgactcaatttcataaaagcttaataaattccaaccgttctcacactcttcactccaaactcaagcaaatcgacccagaacatcggatcgacttgattttcgaggtgaagatcaagcccaactcggtgactacaacagcctaagatcatcgcaatcggactttcgacgcgcgatccaggtcccagaacagctggatttagcgatggatcccagatttcagagtaacgtagcgctcactaatctacacgttttgagccatgcaaatacaatttaaagtgattgatgcggatttcacaagcaatcgagtaaagcgctaattaccccaaaacaactacttaaggaaagattagcacaaaaattccaaggtcgttacagggtTTTCAGTCCTCTCCCTTCTCTATTTATTATCATAAAAAGTAAGGTAGTTTGAAGATTATATGCATTCCCTAGCACACATACACAAACAAACTCTCCTTCCTGCTGGAGCATGGATgttaaaaagatgaaaatccGATGCAGCTTCGGTAAACATATCAGGTGATCGATCTTTGAATTACAGGCAAGGTGGATGGATTACCTCAGCTACATATATTTTATACGTTTGTAAAAataggatttgccataatatagaTGAGAGCTTGATTATTATAACAGTGGAACATGAGATGTGGTGGAGAACCCCAAAGTTAACATGAGCAAAAGAGCCCCACTTGCATCATGGCCTATGAATCAATATTTAGCAGCGATGATGGGCTAAAGTCCATACTTGGATTGGTATTAGGATtactttagtgtttttttttttttttaaaaaaaaaatttaacttattgaattttaataaaataagttGCAGTAGAGTTAAATTAGTTTTAAGATGCTTATGCATATACTAGGGTGTAATACatgccacatatatatatatatatatatatagagagagagagagagagagagagagagtacatgtTCGTATACAATCATATCGAGGGGGGGTTCAATGGTAGATAACCCATctaacgcagggatgaacgtgatgaggataactactccgaatccacggagcttctctggactcctcacaaagacttctcgaatctacgaggaaagaaagcagaaaatagaaataaattctaataaatttgaaattgattaattgaagaATAAAAAccagttcacaaccctttaaataggggtaccaagcaatgggaaagaaatcagaatcaaactacaactcaaacccttggatcgacggtcgtttccctattttaatttcatttttactataaatagtaagttttagtttgattataactcttcattcgtcgagctttaggagttgcgcccaacatgaaaagagcttagaataattaggagaacggtttggtgaagccaaataggacacttactatttttggccgaaaaccttgcgcactagtagacatcacgaccgtctataaatagtaagtttactatttatagtaagtcacggattctaggagtttgaattgtagtttgattctaatttctttctcattgcttggtacccctatttaaagggttgtgaactcatttttattcatcaattaatcaatttcgaatttattagaatttatttttattttctgctttctttcctcgtggattcgagaagtctctgtgaggagtccagagaagctccgtggattcagagtagttatcctcatcacgttcatccctgcatcaattggtatcagagcgaggattcccctcgagccgatggcaaacaatgaaggtattaATCAAAATCCTGTATACAGTGatacagggattcgttatctttcggaaagaatggaagcttttcaccgggagagtcagttggcCATACAaaggctgcaggcaaccctcgaccgtcttgcCGATGCGCTACTTTCgtcccgagccctaggcggtgctccaccaccatggtggctccaccactcATGGTTGTTGTACGACGCAACActaattttcgtagagcactaccagtggcagaCCGTagagctacaccagatgattcaagttctagcgacgaggactttaatgagggttttgcccgacgactaatccatggaggtgatcatctagatcgtactGAAAGAGACTATtaaggtaaggctgaacttcctagttttaatggtttattacgtatagaagattttctcgattggttagccgaagtagagagacattttgattatatgggtgtgccagatcataaaagggtaaaattggtagcgtttaaattaaaatctagtgtTTCTTCATGgtaggaacaattacaactctcataaGCTCGtcagaacaaggcacccatctcatcatggccacggatgggACGTCtccttcgatcacgatttctccccagtgattatgagcaaatattattccagcaatatcaaaatttccaataaggaaatcgaactgtcacagattatATGGAAGAATTCCAGCAGTTGGCTGCATAAAACGATttatcagaatctgagtcacaaaaGGTGACACGATTTATACGTGGGTTATGGCCGATAATTaaagaccgagttcagatgtacccagtcgagaTAGTGGATGAAGtggttcaattggcgggtagggcagaaacacaacttgcaagagctcctgctcgtctatatccttcaactcgaccatTCATGACAGGTCCCATGTAGGATCCAGTGCtagcacgaggaaaagacccagtaggagaacgtcctcagcctcttacaaccgcaaaccgtgatacagggagcagctcatccagacctcaacgtgtagcacccacaacagcgggctcgagtaggattccaaatccttatgctcggccaaggtcgaacaattgttaccgttgtggccaaccaggccccttatcaaacacttgtcctcaacgtcccgcagcacacttgactataaatgaaggAGGCATTGAAGATGAGGTCACAAAAGAAGaccatggctttgatgaacatgaataaaccactgaagaaatagcaggtagcgatgaagtgacgggcaaGAATCGTgacgaatttctagttgtgaggcgattactgtatgccccacgaaagaaaTTACATCCTAGTTGAGTCCCGAGTCACTACCTAGTCAACTCGGCTGGAACGCATCGAGTCTAACTGGGTTAAGCTGGGCTTGGGTCTAATCCAGGTATGGCTGGATATTCcaacaaaagaaagagaagagatagGAAGAGAGagcaaaagaagagagaagagagagggtgATGTCAAGTTAACTCTACTACCATTTCTGCCGAGTTGACTTGGTCGAGTTGCATGTGGAGTTGGGTCAACTTAGTTGAGTCAAGTCGCGGAGTGAGTCGCCAGTTCGAATTAAGGTCAAGATTGAACTACTGAATTAACTAAGGTGAGTCCACCTTCTCCTTTCAAATTGAAATTATTTCGATTATAGTTATCAATGCTACCATTATTATCATTAACAGGATTATTAATATTAAGCATGATTAACTATTAGCAAATCACCtatactaatattagttattacagACAAATTACAATTGTTAAATATAAGTGTTTTATTCTtcattcttaaatattatcatggaTAGTAAAGCATACTAGTTATTTTCATCACAATGATTATTAATGTCATATCAACTAATATTAATCATATCATTAATGTTAATGATCACCatgaaattattaatattattaggaTTATGGTCAAATGTACGTCGATTAGCACTtaaatcctaaacctaagcctaaaactaaaCCCTAGGACAAACCCTAAATCTAAGTTATCCGAACCTTAGGTTATGATCTTAACTATAGGGAGCGTATAAAAGTTGCATCTGACCATACAATtttacaattcatggtaggatttgattctaagggCACACGTGCTTCCTAACAGCATTAGTTGGCTATCCCACTTATAAGGTGataatttcttccccttgagctttccattttcctattagcttaagtgatagtttttatttttattttaattgataattaatatcttcattttataatcacatgtattaatGGTTGGAATTAAATTGCCAAactacatgcttaatatttatcctacaTACTTTCTTAttcttgtggattacttgtgaattgcttatggaacttaaactggtatatCTGtgagaaacccccacttataaatgtacacacaTACTTGAGATATAACTCGATTAATTGTGTTTATAATGGACCCTCAATAAAGTGGTTAGAATAATGTGAATCTtgaagtgggcctaccatccatgggttaTTGTGTATACGtgatttgttgagggtcaaatattacatattagaccctagttattacctaattttacgaacataataccgtttaacgGCCCATTTTAGTCGTGTTTGTGATACAAGGTgtatttaagagcctggactgaaaaagggtactaaaagcatgaatttaacactcagaaatcaccaaggcaagggacagatcctaggggaccaagatcgaagaatttacacgccaaataTTCAAGAAAATCATGCCACTCACGTTAAACTGGCCTGAAAATCTTCCAAAATGCaggatcacagggttcccactatccgtttggctcaaaactttatatataggctgatgaccataaattaaccgtacacatcaaattttagtAATTAtatctttgtgaaagtggcccaacagacagaacaacccataaatcactgatctagggcccacctgatctctggatacgtcTCAATTTTGGACCCAACCCTTTAAGTTTGATGGGAAggcagatagacggtgtggatttaatagaacacatcaccgtgggtcccacttataTAAGCGTGTGCACAACACACGTGCACTAGCGAAACACCGAGCCAAGAGAGTCGGTCAGCGTACACTG is a genomic window of Magnolia sinica isolate HGM2019 chromosome 15, MsV1, whole genome shotgun sequence containing:
- the LOC131226962 gene encoding MACPF domain-containing protein At1g14780-like, producing MINVQVPHAFNVFDHQPVLIDSFASLPVTKDGITVIWSKRGGDAMAQSHCEWLLTVPSMPDAINFTFIPITSLLKGVPGRGFLSHAINLYLRCKPTSHLLPWKIWPHNNVRLPHDPRGLHMKTPIQIVQITGRRINGGWPKNHINWMPVQWKKFSHVCTAPVKYNPGWAHDPDTAFVVSGAQLQVLKYESKNVLHLRLLFSKVSSCGVYRSVWQQGSSDTSQKFSLLSAISTSITGFSDKEKQPPIVIVDSGVFPTGPPVPLQAQKHLKFVDTSHVCKGAQESPGHWLVSGAKLDLVKGKICVHVKFSLLNFNFTCK